The following are encoded together in the Candidatus Methylomirabilis oxygeniifera genome:
- the thrS gene encoding Threonyl-tRNA synthetase (Threonine--tRNA ligase) (ThrRS) (Evidence 2a : Function of homologous gene experimentally demonstrated in an other organism; PubMedId : 8031907; Product type e : enzyme) has protein sequence MSETRTQSIVVTLDDGRRHEFSSGVTVLAVLEAVDPAAKKEAIGANVNGRLVDLCSPIEEDARVELIGITSPEGLSMLRHSAAHLMAAAVQKLLPSSKFAIGPAIQDGFYYDIEPPRPLTQDDLPAIEAAMRELSEQRLPFVRCEVPLDEAIAKVAALNQPYKIELLETIRDRVTAPSGPVQEDELEHEVDPAAQRASFYTTGDFIDLCRGPHVLDTSVVRFFRLTHLAGAYWRGDERRPMLTRIYGIAFPTQEALEAHLFLLEEAKRRDHRRLGRELELFSVHDEIGGGLVLWHPKGALVRKLIEDLWREQHLKNGYDLVYTPHVGRATLWETSGHLDFYQEFMYPRMEMEGNDYYVKPMNCPFHIKLFQSKVHSYRELPVRFAELGTVYRFERAGVLHGLLRVRGFTQDDAHIFCTPQQMVSEVARAVSFSLAFLSSFGFDRYDAYIATRPEKAIGDQELWNDATEALRRAADDAGLAYQIDDGGGAFYGPKIDLKVRDALGRAWQCTTVQFDFNLPERFDITYVGEDNRPHRPFMVHRAILGSLERFFGVLVEHHAGAFPTWLAPVQARLVPVADRFQPYAQQVSEQLRAAGIRTETDVRNEKVGYKIRDAEMQKTPYILVVGEKEATSGAVSVRGRGGRDMGVMPIDQFAAAIQEELKPALRVAVPASSEGGKIHQ, from the coding sequence CGAGGAAGACGCTCGCGTCGAGTTAATCGGCATCACGTCGCCGGAAGGCCTGTCGATGCTCAGGCACAGCGCCGCCCACCTGATGGCGGCCGCTGTGCAGAAGCTTCTGCCCAGCTCAAAATTTGCCATCGGTCCTGCTATCCAGGATGGTTTTTACTATGACATTGAGCCGCCTCGCCCACTGACCCAGGACGATCTGCCGGCCATTGAGGCCGCGATGCGCGAGCTCTCGGAGCAGCGGCTGCCGTTCGTCAGATGCGAGGTACCGCTGGACGAGGCGATTGCGAAGGTGGCGGCGCTGAACCAGCCGTATAAGATTGAACTCCTGGAGACTATTCGAGACCGGGTGACGGCTCCATCCGGACCCGTCCAGGAGGACGAGCTGGAGCACGAGGTAGACCCGGCAGCGCAGCGGGCCAGCTTCTACACGACCGGCGATTTCATCGATCTCTGCCGCGGTCCCCACGTCCTGGATACGTCGGTGGTTCGGTTTTTCAGACTGACCCATTTGGCCGGCGCCTACTGGCGGGGCGATGAGCGGCGACCGATGCTGACCCGAATCTACGGGATCGCCTTTCCAACGCAGGAGGCGCTTGAGGCGCACCTGTTTCTTCTGGAGGAGGCGAAGCGTCGCGACCATCGGCGTCTGGGCCGTGAGTTGGAGCTCTTCAGCGTGCATGATGAGATCGGCGGTGGGCTCGTCCTGTGGCATCCGAAAGGGGCGTTGGTCCGGAAGCTGATTGAGGATCTGTGGCGCGAGCAGCATCTGAAGAACGGCTATGATCTCGTCTATACCCCGCACGTCGGCCGGGCGACGTTGTGGGAGACCAGCGGGCATCTTGACTTTTATCAGGAGTTCATGTATCCGAGAATGGAGATGGAAGGGAATGACTATTATGTCAAGCCGATGAACTGTCCCTTCCATATCAAACTATTTCAGTCCAAGGTCCACAGCTACCGGGAGCTGCCGGTACGGTTCGCCGAACTGGGAACGGTCTATCGCTTCGAGCGCGCCGGAGTCCTGCATGGGCTCCTTCGCGTTCGAGGGTTTACGCAGGATGACGCGCACATCTTCTGCACGCCGCAGCAGATGGTGAGCGAGGTAGCCCGTGCTGTCAGTTTCAGCCTGGCCTTTCTGAGCAGCTTTGGTTTTGATCGGTACGACGCCTATATCGCTACGCGACCGGAGAAGGCGATCGGGGATCAGGAACTCTGGAACGATGCGACCGAGGCGTTGCGCCGGGCGGCCGACGATGCCGGCCTCGCCTATCAGATTGACGACGGGGGCGGTGCCTTCTATGGTCCGAAAATCGATCTTAAGGTGAGAGACGCCTTGGGCCGCGCCTGGCAGTGCACGACAGTCCAGTTCGATTTTAACCTGCCGGAACGCTTCGACATCACCTATGTCGGGGAGGACAATCGACCGCATCGACCCTTCATGGTCCACCGCGCAATTCTTGGATCGTTGGAGCGGTTTTTCGGGGTATTGGTCGAACATCATGCAGGCGCCTTCCCGACCTGGCTTGCGCCGGTACAGGCGCGACTGGTGCCGGTGGCGGATCGTTTCCAGCCGTACGCCCAGCAGGTCTCCGAGCAACTCAGGGCTGCAGGGATACGTACGGAAACGGATGTACGGAACGAAAAGGTCGGCTACAAGATTCGAGATGCGGAGATGCAGAAAACCCCCTATATCCTTGTAGTAGGGGAAAAAGAAGCGACTTCAGGCGCTGTCTCGGTGCGAGGGCGCGGCGGGCGAGATATGGGCGTGATGCCGATCGATCAATTCGCGGCCGCGATTCAAGAGGAACTCAAGCCGGCTCTGAGGGTTGCCGTGCCGGCTTCATCTGAAGGAGGGAAGATCCATCAGTAG